The region gtcttatgaccattttggaatccaccgaggtccgaagtccgtctcgtgttaatacctcattaatggtgcatgaatgcgaaaatgattagccaaacaacgtctccgacctcactcgccacgtcgccacgtgttctagctaaattattgtctctaaaagcttaccctaaggtaaagtcgattctgcgacaaaagacacttctttacatcaacacattctctcatgatgatctccaaatcatccgactcatctccatctgatggtcaaaactgctcaacgagcaaagagtatcaacatactcggaaactacctgtttcccgacttatctctcagatagcccaacaacacaactgctcccagagcacaacagtaccaacatactcaaaacttataatttttctcaacacctggatccgacgacacttctcgttttccaaaactaagatttgactcctaagctttccttcgagattgttatcattacttaaaggtttagaggttgtttaatgtcttatgagttttccttataaaatagtttccattttgtcttatcgcaaatcttataaattttcaggatctcctaatcccaaatcactcccagagaatgtctcgatccattaaaaacAATACTAGGCCCGAATCCTCGTTCGTcctgtcaaactttctcaaaactctaaataaaaatcggcatgacctgcccgctattctcactccttAGTGCCACAGTATATATGATaaagcatagttaaatcagcacagtcaaccaacatgtcatatatctcAATACATTCTtgaataaccacgtagcacttagcatataagcagatatcacacatcctagattaaccacttagcacataacatgtaagtcactctcaaaaacagtcagtagatgaatcatctacattgtcagccgaagcctcataaaacattttaccagtcaaacacaaacaagtgcataaacagtaaatcaagtcgaaagcatcgatacctaagcattaactaaggattcagtgagtagccctcacctgtagattctccagggttctcctctaacacttcttcacagtcaaagccttgttcctctggaaattcttcaaatgaacctttaaagtaaaaccacagaattccatcgaaatctatcggaaactaagctatcaatactcactatggttacacgaagtagtacatactccgaggtacgataatctagcgcgaaaggacaagtttttgaaaaagaaattttcctcctcctcctctatagctctcggccactattggtaattaggtgggtcgatttttcttcgatcaaacttggttcctaggttatcattagtcgtaactaagggtattctaaactcggaaaaattatcggatcgaaaactgtcgcaggggtattttggtcaatatttttagctcagaatttcaaaactgaaatttcgaaaaacaaattggatggggacgtcaccaacgacgtttatgacgactaatcctactagcactaagctaaggcgatagttttcagcccaaaggacgaaactttgtccaaaaatgggtatttgaagcagaattgaaactcgacggtagtttttcgagaatcggcgtaaTATTATTCGCTAAACCCGCTCAagagcacgtagggaagatgtttagatagaaaaatggaattatctggatagttttgcaaaaacctcaaaactaagagcacaaaaagacatagtgaaaagctacggaaaagacgatcagaggtaaggattagcgactatacctcgataccttcaagcagcaactgttgaatcaacgatcaagcaagaaatgaagaaaatcttctcttctccctcctctagcaaactcgcggcctcttgggaagaaatgggtaagtttttgtgatttttctcatctttcttgctatatatagaggatggaaaaacgcgggaaaatgaaagtttcgcgattccgatttttccggcttcattctccgtgaattctaagatatgttttggcgaaagaattccaaaactaaaaagaggtctccttgtattttaggtgactaatacaaagtcggtgtaaaactattttacccgataagttactttttgcagtggatgtcggaatagaaaacttccttctgaagaaagattgaaatcatcaagagaaatgggtgtacgcgtgtggaatcttcatttgaagctccgaatagaaaaagtcctcatcgtcggttgattctagggttcttgaactatcagggttttagtttcggcaaacttccgaggattggaatcggacgttcgtagatcctagagtttcgccttgaaacgcttgttatatatggattaagagaaattctaacatttccctgaagatttttggaatatgTTTCCATCGtctctttaagtgtaaactagctatttactagggttttcgccctaggtttaagcgtataacgatcgtgctataacttttatcgatcatgatgcaatccttagacttttcctgaactttccccttcataaatttatttcatttagtaaactcttgttcaggtttcctttcacaatacatcaaccctaatcgtgaataagattttattcacttagcataacttaaaaacttgggtcttacacaaaTCCTTGTTCATCTTGCTTAGATTAGGTCTGAAGAGTGCTAGGCAGAACAACCACCAAAAAGAAGAGATAACGCGAAGAACTATAGTTAGAAACCACAGCAAAAGTCGCCTACTGAATAGAGTCAGGACAAAATCATATGACAGTTTGCGGCACAGAAAGAGAGGAGAAACTAACTGTGCCCTAAcgtttttttggaaaaaacaaAGGTGTTAATCAAATGTGTTGCCCTAGCAGACAAGCACTTTGGGTTATTGCAATTGGGCGGAGTGGGGATCGAACCCCAATTGTGTGATGTTAGCATCTATGATTTTAGAAAATATAATTATTGGGTGGAGTGGGGATCGAACCCCCAATCATTATGTTGCAAAACAAAAAGCCTTACATTGCCCACTAAGCCAAGGCTAAATACAATAATAAGTGCCCCATAATAAATAAGTAAATGgtaattttgaaatattcatCGTGTGTACCAAAAGTCAAACAAACACGTCATGTCCCAGAAGAAAAAAATTTTCATCAAATAAGCCAAAATCAAACTCACCATCCATTCCAATTTACAAAGGAATCAgaacttttggtccctcaccagTGGGAACTCAAGCTGGTTGAAAGAGAGATCAACATAGCATTTGATAAAAGATTAATTAAGGAATCATGGTTAAAACAAATACAAAAAACCGATCTAATCATATCAAGACATTGATATATTACCCAGCTAACATAGAAAGAACACTTTAAATGTGACCCAGTCATTTTATCAAACAGGTTGAATTCATCCCATAAGAAATCAGTTCATCAAATGCTAACCAGACCAAATACAGGTTCATCATAATTTTTATCATACAGCAGTGAAAAATAGAACAACCCATGTGACCAGAAAACATTAAAACCCGTTACAAGATGTCAATTGAAAATATCACACTACAATCAGAATCAATAATGTTATAAGTTTCTAGTGGTTTCATACAAATAACCTTCTCTTTTATACAATACATATAGGATTAGGATGAAGCCATTGACACCACAAGTACACAACCTATTACAAttacataatattattttacataaaaaaatagaaaaatagctAAACATTCCTATACAGGTGTCGGTGAAAGTAGAAAGTCTGGTTGTTTTCTTTGTAGCAGTATCCCGCAAAAGGGACACAACGGTCTTGAGGATACTACTTGAGAGGATGATTTAGTTGAAGAATCTAAATCTAGACAAAATGAAGACATTCTAAAAAGTGGTTCTGGTGCCAACCTAAATGCAAACCTATGGCAACAAACACAAAACCATAGGGGAGTACTAGGGCAAACCTCCATGCAAACAGCACATCTCAACAACTGGTGCCGTTTAACATTGCCACTACTGCAATTTTCACCTTGGCACAAACCAAACTCGGGGGATTCAAATACAACAGATGCAGAACAATAACTGCATGGCTCCACTTCTGAATATCCACTAGTCACAAACCTGccatttaaaagaaaaacacattGCAATTAGCATATTTTAAGTTCTGGACCGAATCCACAGCATTGCAAGACTTTACTTTACAAGCTTAGTAACTATTCTatggttcttttttttttttttttgaaactaactaTTCTATGGTTCTTACTCAGTAAATTTATGCAAGCAGATTTCTACTAGCTGTAAGGAAATTTCTTATCAACAAGAATTTACCAGTTAAATTAAGGAAAGTAACAAAATCATAATAATTatgataaaataattattttgataAAAATAGTTATTTTGAATTTTCCAGCCGCTCTGTTGACAACTTTTACCAGCAATGTTAATTATTTCTTATCTGATATTTTTTACCAAGGGGTTTTTTACATTTATTCCTAAAAAATTATTATGGGAAAATCTCTTCCCCTAATATTTTGAGTATACTTTCCATCAAATTCAACAAACAGAAAAAAGAATTGCAGCATCTACAGTTTTCACTACAATCAGATAATGTTTCTTCACCatttttgggaaaaaaaaatactaatgtATATTACTCAGATTGAAATCTGGCTAGCCTCAATTCCAGGGAAAAGAAGTTTGTGCTCAAACAAAGCTATGAAATAGCTAGAATTACAGAATTGGAAAAAGGAACAGTATCTAAAATATACAAATACAAGCAAGCAGTACCTTTTTTCATGAGTAAGTTCTGATGCAATGAATTTCAACTGCTCTCGTACATGTTCCTGGTCTAATGCAACCCATTGTTCCATCTGTGCTAGTCCAACAAGATACCAACAGCCAGGTCGGGAAGGAGTTGCTTCGAAAGAGGACATGCTATTTCGGAAAGCAGAAAAAGTAAGACCCACAAGCCTTTCTCGGAGCTCTCTTTCACTGCGCAAAAGAATTTCGATCCACATAGTAATTTTCTTTTCAGTGTCAGGGCAGGCCCCTTCCAAGTTTCGAATCTTGCTATTTATTCCAGTTATTTGATCAGCATCGAGCTCTGCTAACACCACGCGCCTACATATTATATTGAGCAAATGTAGCAGTCGAGAAGGAACGTTTGGCAAGCTTGAAGACACACATGATAAAACATTTTCAGGAAGAAGGTCCATATGATATCCAAGAAATGATAATGAGAGCCAGTTAATCAGTAAATTCTCTACATATTTTGACTTGTTATCCTTCAAACCCAATAATGCTGCAATTATATCCCAAAGAACCAGAGGCTTATCAAGACATTGATATTGGTTTAAAGACCATATGATATTGGCCCCCCAATAAGTTAACTCTTTCTCTGGAAAACTGGAATATTTTTCAATGTAGCAAGAAAAGGGAGGTTTCAACCAAACATCCACATGTAGCCCACCAATCCAGAAGTATTCAATAGCTGCCCTCAGAATCCTGTcaaaagttgaagaaaatgtcAAATATCCACATTTACAaatttttatttcataaaatCTCTGCTTTGGAAAAGGCAAGGGATAAAAAGGAAAGTGAGAAATTAGCTAAGGAGTGTAGTTTTTGTCTGAATTTTCAAGATATAGTAGCATAATCATTGTAAATAAACGAGATATCTACCCTTGGGCATTCTCTTGCTACTTGGGTCTGaaataacaacaataataaccAAGTATTTTCCCACATGATGGGGTCAACTACATGAATTAAACGATGCCATAATGTTATAGAGAGACATGAGTAGAGTTAGAGGCCAAAGCAAAGATGTGGGCCAGGTTGTGGATCATGCTGAAAATAAGCCTAAAATGTGGCTTCTGTACTCTAGGAGCAATAACAAAATAGCAGGCCAGAATTAGTAGTAGGATAGTTATGACGTACAGTACCTCAGCCAAGTATTTTCCCACATGATGGGGTCAACTACATGAATTAAACGATGCCATAATGTTATAGAGAGACATGAGTAGAGTTAGAGGCCAAAGCAAAGATGTGGGCCAGGTTGTGGATCATGCTGAAAATAAGCCTAAAATGTGGCTTCTGTACTCTAGGAGCAATAACAAAATAGCAGGCCAGAATTAGTAGTAGGATAGTTATGACGTACAGTACCTCAGCCAACCAAAAGGCTGACAAAAACCCCGGCCAGCACAGCCAAAACCCTCCCAAAAACCTCTAAACGCCCCACAAGCACCCAGCCAACACCTACCCAATGACCCTACCATTTACACTACTCGGAAAGATCCTAGACAAGATCAAATCCAGCCGCGGAGGGCAAAATCCCAACAACAAACCAAATGCCCCCAAAGGCTGAGAAACAAACCCTGAaacgaaaacaaaaaaaaaaggaacagGAACATAaagacagaaaaaaaaaccgaaGAGAACCATCTCTAACGGGGGCCTGAGAAGAAGCAGTAACACGACCGACCAAAACGGGATCCAGCACCCACCATCAAAACACGAACCACGAAGCAGGGCAGTTATGTAGTAGTTATTTAATTTTGTAATAGGGAAGTTGTGATATGGCAGTTATTACCTCTTAACAGTATGTGGTGTAGTTATAGGGGAGAATTCGGGACAGTTTCTTTGTGTATTCTGCTTTACGCCGGTAAGACTGGGAATTTTTTACTCAAAGGATAACCTTGGCTCTTAGGCTGCTAGAGAAATTTATCTACCAGATTTGTGTACTTGTGTATTCTGTGTAATTCGGTAAATTTCTGTTTCAAACCCTAATAGAGATAATAAAGTGgtgactcaaagaagtcccacattgcctagATTAGCAAGTGCAaaagtgcatatataataaagaacacacacacccattgccttaagcctaaggttttgtggtgttgtgtggttctaacttaggatttctgacatggtatcagagctggtctgatccaagccatgacttccgcttcccaaaaaaaaaagcaaaaatggcagtcccatttgcgcaagccaagacctcagggctcagactcagacgaaggagcacaagtccaaggAACTC is a window of Lotus japonicus ecotype B-129 chromosome 5, LjGifu_v1.2 DNA encoding:
- the LOC130721379 gene encoding uncharacterized protein LOC130721379 isoform X4 codes for the protein MNIFNVRNFEVPNFGQCLLRNKSDQIDSTSKPNGEISNEVPESQMLPLISAGQYASRSAMLCSLVISWSPLLRTASEVFPVDNTCASVSLLAVGLKFGAISLWRFHQRSCHTIEDGKAPTTVKFVGLLQAHGSWVTSISWSLFGFDSSNPQIILVSGSTDGSVKVWMGDNDKLLESSGVHEASFFLLKEVITVNAVPVSVLSVTVHVQYSSKMLLAIGKGSGSFEIWLCDISTREFDKLGSYDAHDCIITGLAWAFGGRFLYSCSQDNLLHSWILHESRLDEVSILSDFPRSNDSICPSRDAFNSCFGVAVSHGNLVIATVNCFDVEKLNRMYEGRILRAAIEYFWIGGLHVDVWLKPPFSCYIEKYSSFPEKELTYWGANIIWSLNQYQCLDKPLVLWDIIAALLGLKDNKSKYVENLLINWLSLSFLGYHMDLLPENVLSCVSSSLPNVPSRLLHLLNIICRRVVLAELDADQITGINSKIRNLEGACPDTEKKITMWIEILLRSERELRERLVGLTFSAFRNSMSSFEATPSRPGCWYLVGLAQMEQWVALDQEHVREQLKFIASELTHEKRFVTSGYSEVEPCSYCSASVVFESPEFGLCQGENCSSGNVKRHQLLRCAVCMEVCPSTPLWFCVCCHRFAFRLAPEPLFRMSSFCLDLDSSTKSSSQVVSSRPLCPFCGILLQRKQPDFLLSPTPV